A window of Benincasa hispida cultivar B227 chromosome 9, ASM972705v1, whole genome shotgun sequence genomic DNA:
TTCTCCTATTGGGGGTAAGACAAAGTTAGACAAACTAAGTTTTGCATtgaagttcaattttttttttctatgccTTATTCTGAAAGTAATTGGGTTTTGTATTAATGAAGAAATAACGTCATTGCAAGATTATTGTGGGTAAGAAACCAAGTTGAAGAAGATAGGTTTTAcgtttaagtttaaatttagcTGTGGCTTGTACTTAGAGCAATTGGTCTTgtattgatgaaaataataacacCATTGCAGGATTGTGTTAACTTTTCCCCCTCCCCCTTCTTTGGCATGTTTTCTTCAGGTATTCCCCGTTTTGGACGCCTTCATGGAGATGTTTATGTTTGTAAGCAATGTGTAATTGGTGACACTATACGCCCGGTTGGTGGGATGACTGTTATCCTTGCCCTTGTTGAAGCTTCTGAGACTAGGGATATGCTGCATATGGCCCTAACTTTACTTGCGTGTGCACTTCATCAAAATCCACAGAACGTGCGTGACATGCAGACCTATCGAGGATATCATTTACTAGCTCTTTTTTTGCACCGTCGGATGTCACTATTTGACATGCAGTCTCTAGAAATCTTTTTCCAGATTGCAGCATGTGAAGCTTCGTTTGCGGAGCCAAAAAAGTTGGAAAGTATTCAAACTAATTTCTTGCCTATTAATACTTTTCAGGAGACCAGTTATGATGAGCTTAGTTTATCTAAATTGCGTGATGAAGTTTCCTCAATTGGATCACATGGTGACTTGGATGATTTTTCTGCTCAAAAAGATTCATTTAGCCATATTTCAGAGCTGGAAAATCCTGAAATATCAGGTGAAACTTCAAATTGTGTTGTATTGTCAAATCCAGATATGGTTGAGCATGTGTTGCTTGACTGGACATTGTGGGTAACAGCCCCAGTCGCAATTCAAATTGCCCTCCTGGGTTTCCTTGAGCATCTTGTCTCGATGCACTGGTACAGGAACCACAACCTTACAGTTCTCCGAAGAATCAACCTTGTTCAGCATTTATTAGTGACTTTGCAGCGAGGGGATGTTGAGGTTCCAGTGTTGGAGAAATTAGTTGTCTTGCTTGGAGTCATTTTAGAAGATGGGTTTTTGGTTTCCGAATTGGAACTTGTAGTCAAGTTTGTGATCATGACATTTGATCCACCTCAACTAACACCGAGGCGTCCCATTTTGCGCGAGTCCATGGGAAAGCATGTGATTGTGAGAAATATGTTGTTGGAAATGCTTATTGATTTGCAAGTGACCATAAAATCAGAAGATTTGCTAGAGCAATGGCATAAAATTGTTTCATCTAAGTTGATAACATATTTTCTTGATGAAGCTGTTCATCCTTCAAGCATGAGATGGATCATGACGCTTCTTGGGGTATGTCTTACTTCTTCACCAACATTTGCGCTTAAGTTCCGTACAAGTGGAGGTTATCAAGGTTTGGTGCGTGTCCTTCCAAGTTTCTATGATTCCcctgatatatattatatcctTTTCTGCCTGATATTTGGAAAGCCAGTTTATCCTAGACTACCTGAAGTCCGGATGTTAGATTTCCATGCCCTTATGCCAAGTGACGGAAGTTTTGTGGAACTGAAATTTGTGGAACTTCTGGAACCTGTAATTGCAATGACAAAATCCACATTTGATAGGCTAAGTGTTCAGACAATGCTTGCCCACCAAACTGGTAACCTTTCTCAGGCTAGTGCTGGTCTTGTGGCTGAACTTGCAGAAGGGAATGCAGACAATGCGggagagcttcaaggtgaagcTCTAATGCATAAGACCTATGCTGCTCGTCTAATGGGTGGGGAGGCGTCGGCCCCTGCTGCTGCAACCTCTGTCCTTAGGTTTATGGTTGATCTGGCAAAAATGTGCCATCCTTTTTCTGCAGTTTGCAGACGGACAGATTTTCTTGAAAGCTGTGTCGACCTTTACTTTTCTTGTGTCAGGTTTGTCTTTGGATATGATTCTCAATTGTATTTACTTTGCTTCACTTTTGGTAAAAAGATTTTGGGCAGTCTCATTGAATGATGTGTTTACTTTTCTTGTGTCAGGTTTGTCTTTGTAGTATTCTCTCAACTGTATTTACTTTGCTTCACTTGTAAAAAAATTTCGGGCAGTCTCAATGAATGATGTGTTTACGGACTTATAGTTTCTTTGCTCACCATCCTACAGGGCTGCTTATGCTGTGAAGATGGCTAAGGAGCTATCAGTAAAGACTGAGGAAAAGAATTCAAATGATGGTGATGATGCTAATAGTTCACAGAACACCTTCACTAGCATGCCACAGGAACAGGATTTGTCTGTGAAAACATCCATTAGTGTTGGAAGTTTCCCTCAGGGGCAGGCAAGTACTAGCTCTGATGAGACTGCTGCACCTGAAAATGAGTCTAGTCATAAAGAGGAGAATAATACTGTTGCATCCCCGGGACTGTCAAGAAAATCAGAGCACGATTTTCAGGTTGCTGAGAGCTTAGAAGGTGAAAATATTGACCAGGAGTCTGTCACGTCCAGTACAAATGAGTTTAGCATCAGATCAAGGAAAGACACTCTGGAACCCTTGCAACCAATTGATTCTCAAAGCTCTGCTTCTCTAAATCTAATTGATTCTCCTATCCTGTCAGAGAAATCTAATTATCGGGTCCCCCTCACACCCTCATCATCTCCAGTTGTTGCTTTGACATCTTGGCTTGGGAGTTCAAGTAACAGTGAACTAAAATCATCTTCAGTTGCTCCACCATCTGTGGAATCTTTTGCATCAGCTGCAGAATTTGATCCATCAACAGATCTGAAGTCTACTTCTCAAGGACATCCAGCTGCAAATACTTTCTTTTCAGTTAGCCCTAAACAACTTCTTGAAATGGACGATTCTGGTTATGGAGGTGGTCCTTGTTCTGCTGGTGCTACTGCTGTCTTGGATTTTATGGCTGAAGTTCTTTCAGATATTTTGACTGAGCAGATTAAAGCAGCACCAGTCATAGAGAGCATCTTGGAAAATGTTCCTTTATATGTTGATACAGAATCTGTGTTAGTCTTTCAGGGTTTGTGTCTTAGCAGATTGATGAACTTCCTTGAAAGGCGCCTCCTGCgggatgatgaagaagatgaaaaaaaactGGACAAAACTCGCTGGTCTGCAAATTTAGATGCATTTTGCTGGATGATTGTTGATCGTGTATATATGGGTGCTTTTCCTCAACCGGCTGGCGTGCTAAAAACTCTTGAATTCTTGCTTTCTATGTTGCAACTGTCAAACAAGGATGGTCGAATAGAAGTATCTCCTTCTGGAAAGGGACTTTTATCTATTGGTAGAGGAAGCAAGCAACTCGATGCCTACGTACATTCAATTTTGAAGAATACCAGTCGAATGATATTGTATTGCTTCCTCCCATCGTTCTTGATCTCAATTGGAGAAGATGGTCTCCTTTCATGCTTGGGCTTGCTGATGGAACCCAAGAAAAGATCATTTACTTCATCATATCATGGTGATTCTGGAATCGATATCTGCACAGTCTTACAGTTATTAGTTGCTCATAGAAGAATTATCTTCTGTCCAAGCAATGTTGATACTGATCTAAATTGCTGTCTTTGTGTGAATTTAATTACTCTACTCCGTGACTCCAGGCAATATGTTCAAAACATGGCAGTTGATGTTGTCAGGTACCTTCTGGTGCATCGAAGGCCTGCCTTAGAGGATTTGCTCGTCTCCAAACCAAACCAAGGACAGTCTTTGGATGTCTTACACGGAGGCTTTGACAAATTACTGACTGAAAGCTTGTCAGATTTCTTTGACTGGCTTCAGCCTTCCGAACAGATAGTAAACAAAGTATTGGAACAGTGTGCTGCCATAATGTGGGTGCAGTATATTGCTGGATCTGCAAAATTTCCTGGAGTGAGGATAAAGGCAATGGAGGGTCGACGTAAGAAGGAGATGGGGAGAAGATCTCGAGATATTTCTAAGTTGGATATGAGACACTGGGAGCAAGTTAATGAGCGGAGGTATGCTCTGGATTTACTTCGCGACTCAATGTCTACCGAGTTAAGAGTACTTCGTCAGGATAAGTATGGATGGGTTCTCCATGCTGAGAGTGAATGGAAAAGTCATCTCCAGCAACTTGTTCACGAGCGCAGTATATTTCCAATATCCATATCTTCTGTGTCAGAAGAACCTGAATGGCAACTCTGTCCTATAGAGGGCCCATATAGAATGCGCAAGAAACTAGAGCGTAGTAAATTGAAGATAGATACCATTCAAAATGCTCTTGATGGAAAGTTTGAACTGAAAGAAGCAGAGCTGATAAAAGGAGGAAATGGCCTCGATACTTCTGATGGAGATTCAGAATCCTACTTTCATCTATTAAATGATAATGCCAAACAGAATGATTCAGATAGTGACCTGTTTGAGGAACCTATGTTTCATGAATCAGATGATGTCAGGGATGAAGCATCTGTGAAAAATGGATGGAATGATGATAGAGCCAGCAGTGCAAATGATGCAAGCCTTCACTCTGCACTTGAGTTTGGTGCCAAGTCTAGTGCTGTTTCTATTCCACTAGCAGAGAGCATACAAGGAAGATCTGACCTGGGATCCCCTATACAATCATCCACTGCTAAAATTGATGAGGTAAAAGTTAGCGATGATAAATATGATAAAGAATTAAACGATGATGGTGAATACCTCATCAGACCATATTTGGAACCTTTTGAAAAGATACGAATTCGCTATAACTGTGAGCGAGTCATTGGCCTTGACAAACATGATGGTATCTTTCTAATTGGTGAACTTTGTCTGTATGTGATTGAGAATTTCTACATCAATGACTCTGGATGCATTTGTGAAAAAGAATGTGAAGATGAGCTTTCAGTTATTGATCAGGCTTTGGGTGTAAAGAAGGATTGTCTGGGCAATATGGATTTTCAGTCCAAGTCAACTTCATCTTGGGGAGGTACAGTTAAGTCATGGTCTGGGGGAAGAGCATGGGCCTACAGTGGTGGTGCTTGGGGAAAGGAGAAAGTAGGCAGCAGTGGTAACCTACCCCATCCTTGGCGTATGTGGAAGCTTGACAGCATTCATGAGATTTTGAAACGAGATTATCAGCTGCGACCAGTTGCTGTTGAAATATTCAGTATGGATGGGTGCAATGACCTCCTGGTGTTCCAtaaaaaggagagagaagaaGTGTTTAAAAATCTTGTTGCCATGAATCTTCCCAGAAACAGCATGTATGGAATATACAATCAGTCATCTTGCGTATCTTCTCTATATCATTCATTgccatagttttttttccttgtcTAGTGATACTTGTAATGCACAGTTATTATTCGAAACTTTTTTAACACAAACATATCCTTCTCTCAGGTTGGACACTACGATCTCTGGATCAACTAAACAAGAGAGCAGTGAGGGCAGTCGTCTTTTTAAGATAATGGCCAAATCATTTTCAAAGAGGTGGCAAAATGGTGAAATAAGCAATTTTCAGTACCTCATGCATCTCAATACGTTGGCAGGACGAGGATACAGTGATCTTACACAGTATCCGGTGTTCCCTTGGGTTCTTGCTGATTATGAAAGTGAAAACCTGGACCTAATGGATCCAAAAACATTTCGCATGCTTGCTAAACCAATGGGTTGTCAGACACCCGAGGGAGAAGAGGAGTTTAAGAAAAGGTCAGCCCTCTTATTTGTTTCTCATTCTACTTTGAGGATAATTTTTATTCAGTGTGATCCAATATACGCCCACATGTAAGTACTGTATAATGTGGTTTTGCATcaggtttatgttttattaaccCCTTTTTTGACTACTCCTTCAGATATGAGAGTTGGGATGATCCGGAGGTTCCAAAATTTCACTATGGTTCTCATTATTCTAGTGCTGGAATTGTCCTCTTTTATTTGCTGCGGCTCCCACCATTTAGTGCAGAGAATCAGAAGCTTCAAGGTGGGCAGTTTGACCATGCTGATCGTCTTTTCAATagcattagagatacttggttAAGTGCAGCTGGAAAGGGAAACACATCAGACGTGAAGGAGCTCATTCCAGAATTCTTTTACATGCCAGAATTCCTCGAAAATAAGTTCAACCTTGACTTGGGAGAGAAACAATctggagagaaggtttttacaatttttatttattattcttcATACCTAGTATCTTCTATGATTAATTCAGTAGCATACCCTTAAAAGTTGCTGACATATTATGAACTATCACCGGATTGGCGTTAGGCTCTGCGCCATGTGGGATGATGGGAAAAGAGTTGGACCataaatttgaattcaaaatacTTCCTGGATAGAAGAGAAACACAAATGGATGAAAAATAACTGCTGTGTTAAGAAACCATTTTACAATCCTACGAATCTTCCCTTCACCACAATGTTTATCATTGGACGTGGTTTTTTTTGCCAGGTTGGTGATGTTGTCTTACCTCCATGGGCCAATGGCAGTGCTAGGGAGTTCATCAGGAAACATAGAGAAGCATTGGAATCTAACTATGTTTCGGAAAATTTGCATCATTGGATAGACCTCATCTTTGGATATAAACAGAGAGGGAAGGTGAGTTTTGAAGTTGAGAGCCTTTGTTCTTCAATTATGTCGTTTAGTTTCCTTGTAAAAAAGTTCTCAATTTATTTTCACCTGTTGCAACTGCCTAGTGGTGTATGTTATCTTCTATTGTAGGAAAACCTCTAATTGGATATTTTGGATTTGACAGGCAGCAGAGGAAGCTACCAATGTTTTCTACCATTACACATACGAGGGGAGTGTGGATATAGATTCAGTGACGGATCCTGCAATGAAAGCCTCCATTCTTGCACAGATCAATCACTTTGGCCAGACACCCAAACAACTTTTCCTCAAGCCCCATGTCAAAAGGCGGGTTGACAAAAAGTTTCCTCATCCACTCAAGCATTCTAATCTTCTTATCGCGCATGAGATTCGTAAGAGCTTGTCACCTGTAACCCAGATTGTCACTTTCAATGAGAAAATTCTTGTGGCAGGAGCTAATACGTTGCTTAAACCAAGATCATATACCAAGTATGTTGCATGGGGATTCCCAGACCGAAGTTTGAGATTTTTGAGCTATGATCAGGACAGACTCCTATCTACCCATGAAAATCTTCATGAGGGTAACCAAATTCAGTGTGCTGGTGTTAGCCATGATGGTTGCACTCTGGTAACAGGGGCTGATGATGGGCTGGTTTGGGTTTGGAGAATTACCAAACATCTTCCCCGCCTTGTTAGAAGATTGCAGTTGGAGAAGGCACTTTCCGGTCACACAGCGAAAATCACATGCCTTTATGTTAGTCAGCCTTATATGCTGATTGCGAGTGGATCGGATGATTGTACTGTAATCATATGGGATCTGAGCTCCCTGGTTTTTGTTAGGCAGCTTCCCAAGTTCCCAACTGCAGTTTCAGCAATTTATGTTAATGACTTGACTGGGGAGATTGTGACAGCAGCTGGAATTCTGCTTGCAGTTTGGAGCATCAATGGGGATTGCCTTGCAATGGTTAACACATCCCAGTTGCCCTCGGATTCCATTCTTTCAATAACGAGCAGTACACTTTCTGATTGGATGGATACAAATTGGTATGCAACAGGTCATCAGAGTGGTGCTGTCAAGGTGTGGCAAATGGTTCATTGCTCCAATCCTGCTTCTCAGGTCAAATCTACTGGTAGTAGCACGGTTGGTCTGAATCTTGACAATAAGGTAGCGGAGTACCGATTAATTCTTCACAAAGTACTGAAATTTCACAAGCATCCAGTGACTGCGCTTCACCTAACAAGTGACTTAAAGCAGTTGCTTAGTGGTGATTCCAGTGGCCATCTTGTTTCATGGACATTGGCAGGGGAGAGCTTGAAAGCAGCTTCAATGAATCTGAGGTGAAGTGAAAATCAGAATTAGCGCAAATATCTCAAACTTTCAAGTTGATATTTGATTTACTCATCATGGGCAACCGTCGATGGTCTCATAATTGTCCTTGCTGAGGAAGGGAACCAACTGCATGATCAAATCAAATGTCAGATGTAAAATGACCGCAGGGCTGGCCTGGTGGTGAAACACGATGACTTCTGAGCAAGACTGGGCTTCCCAACAGCATGAGACTAACATCTGAGACATGAAGAACGTAGCTTAAGTGCTACTGCATTATACTCAACAAATTGGTGAAGAGTATGAAGCAGGTCTGATTGGCAGCAGGCTGTAGGATTATGAATGGACACGGTTTGTTGTATTTTTCGGGCAAAATTTAGGATGTTCTCGATTTTGAGCGAGAATATTAGATTTTCCCCATAGTTTTTTTGGGTGTAAATAAATTTGATTGAGGGTATGAGTGTATATAGGAGATGTGGTATGAGAGAGAGCTGTGAAAACTGAGAATGATATGGCTGAGCATGGTGTCTATGCTGGGGAGGATATGATGGCCTCATTGTATTGATTTTTGTTAAGTTCTGTTTGCATGGTGCAAAGGAACTTTGTTTCTTATGTCAATTGTCATGAAATATATACAAAGACAAAACACTTTCCTTCTTCCTGATGTTTTATACTTTTGATCTTGTGACTGGCAATTTCATTCTAATGTCATCTTATAAGATGAGTTAGGccatattcttttttttttttatttatattcttAGTTTGGATTCAAAAGTTTATCCCAACAACGAATTCAAACAAGCATTTCACTATTCACTATTAAGAAGCTACAACTTTAtcaagtttgttttgttttgtttttctttttttcaacgTAAGAGAGACACTGGAAAAGGAGGGATCAATTAGAAAGATAAggtagtttatttattttattttattttttaatttttttaattagtgaAATGGGGTTAATTTTTTGTCCTTTAGACGcactcacttttttttttttttttaaaaaaaaaaaaaaaattattttgtttgtaaACTTCCGTTGCCCTAAcccttcttcctttccttttctctcctttttttttttcttttttaatttaatttatttcccttaaagttcaaactaactattattgaaattgcatattattattattattttaaaatatacattttattcataaattttGGGTCTAATCTCTATTTAAtcattagattttaaaattttatatttttaatcattcaattTTAAGTTCTAGGTCTTATAATGTTGCAATTTTATCCTTGAGACttgaattttgcttcaatttagtttctaagtttcaagatttatacttttaacatcgattttttctctaaatactcactttcagtTTTTGACATAAATGtcaataaattagttttaaataattatatatgagttgaaattttaaatttaatttcaatggtGATGAAAAATATAACTTAAAGTTAACtagaattattttaaatgtattAATAATTATTAGTATTAAAGATGGAAAGTgagtgaaaattaaaattaaaagtgtagATCTTGAAATCCTAGAGacgaaattaaaacaaaaactcaATAGTGTTTTCCCCATAAAAAATAATCTTCAACAATGTTAATAGTGTAacaaaccctaaaccctaaaacaCTAAATGGTATAAAGGGTGAGGTGCAAACGTGCATGTGGATAGTCCAAAATTATCTGTATAGAATGACATGGGAGCAATATTATAATTTCTATAGAATTATCAAGATTATGGATTAGATGCTCCAAGTTCAACTTTTTGGTAAACTTGTACATTTTAAAGTaaacaatttataatttttttatatgcaaatattttgtttaattttgtaattaatggtCAATActtgatattattttgtaattattttttcatttcttttgtaAATTTTTGCTCATATCACATttacacaattatttataaaatacatttaaatgttatcttattttatagAAACGATGGTccctagatttcaagatttacacatttaatttcaatttttcatttgaattaaatataatataattatttttaagttaTATTTGTCATCAccattgaaattaattttaaaattttacttttattaatttaaattaattaattaacacgtATATCAAAGACtagtttttaatgaaaaaatagagattaaaaatgtaaatcttaaaacttagaaaccagactgaagcaaaattcaaatctcaatgATAAAAGTGTAACATTATAAAATCTAGAATTCAAAATCGAATgactaaaatataaaatttcaaaatcagggaccaaataaaaattccacccaaaatttatgaataaaaatgtattttaaaaaagtaatattATGCTATTTCAATACTAAAAAATAGTTAGTTTAAACTTTAAaggaatgaaattaaaattaaaaaaaaaatgacagaCGCATTGCTGAAAaattaaccttttttttattattatttttaactagtcttttcttttatttttttatttttttaaaaaactgcCGTATCTTTCCAATTAACTCGAAAAGGAGCGATCATTTATGAAACTTCAATCTAATAACTCTAAAGCTTTATTTGATAagtattagtttttttaaaaatttagtctAGCAGTACTTTCAATTCTTGGTTTGTTTATTTTGAAGGTCTacattttgagaaaaaataatttttaaaaaatttatttttttgttttagacTTTCGCAAGAAAATCAAATCATATAAAAACCATGGTAAAAAATttaccataaaaaaaaataaaaaagcaagAATACCTTAAGCAACCACACAACCAACAATTCCCTAACTCCTCATCTAAAATGAGGGAGAGAAtatagaaaaaagagaaaaaaacataattcCAGATCAAGGAACAATTTTGAGAAGATGTCAAAACTATAACAACATAGCATATTTGTTTTCCTCTCAAGGAATGTGACAAAAGtgcaaaatattaata
This region includes:
- the LOC120085799 gene encoding protein SPIRRIG; protein product: MKWVTLLKDIKEKVGLTPSHSAGSAPSSASSSSSSILASSARDNHVPYSVRRPDSASSPARNRHELELDFKRYWEEFRSSSSEKEKEAALNMTVDTFCRLVKQHANVAQLVTLIVETHIFSFVVGRAFVTDIEKLKISSKRRSLDVIKVLKYFTEVAEDVICPGANLLTAVEVLISGPIDKQSLLDSGIFCCLIHILNALLDPDEVSQREKTASYEEKLVSGEDLNGHGGQGRRLEVEGSVVHIMKALASHPSAAQSLIEDDSLQMLFQMVANGSLTVFSQYKEGLVPLHNIQLHRHAMQILNLLLVNDSGSTAKYIRKHHLIKILLMAVKDYNPNCGDSAYTMGIVDLLLECVRLSYRPEANGISLREDIHNAHGYHFLVQFALILSSLPRSQASQSIKSSLPQDHIQATDVSQINDEEKQDNIEQDVPSLQLSPTLSRLLDVLVNLAQTGPQESECSSTGKRSKSTHSKSIDQSRSRTSSSDRVADDLWEEGNNKVKDLEAVQMLQDIFLKADNRELQAEVLNRMFKIFSSHLENYKLCQQLRTVPLLILNMAGFPSSLQEIILKILEYAVTVVNCVPEQELLSLCCLLQQPIMSELKHTILSFFVKLLSFDHHYKKVLREVGVLEVLLDDLKQHKFLQGPDQHGGNFHQLERKSSASSFKKHLDNKDTILSSPKLLESGGSGKFPIFEIQSTTTVAWDCIVSLLKKAEASQTSFRSSNGVAIVLPFLVSNVHRQGVLRLLSCLIIEDTAQTHPEELSAIVEILKSGMVTSISGSQYGLHNEAKCETMGTLWRILGVNSSAQRIFGEVTGFSLLLTTLHSFQSGGDSYQCSIEDRIKVFKYLMRVVTAGVCDNALNRTRLHTVILSQTFNDLLSESGLICVEFERRVIQLLLELSLEMVLPPYLKLEDTASSDSVENNSSSFHLITPSGSFHPNKERVYNAGAIRVLIRLLLLFTPKVQLEVLDIIEKLARAGPFNQENLTSVGCVELLLETIRPFLLGSSPLLAYTLKIVEVLGAYRLSASELQMLIRFALQMRLLKSGHILIDMMERLVHMEDMASESLSLAPFIEMDMSKIGHASIQVSLGERSWPPAAGYSFVCWFQFHNFLKSQGKEFEPSKVGPSKRWTAKNAQPQEQQILRIFSVGAASNDNTFYAELYLQEDGILTLATSNSSSLSFSGIDLEEGRWHHLAVVHSKPNALAGLFQASIAYVYLNGKLKHTGKLGYAPSPVGKPLQVNIGTPVACAKVSDMHWKLRSCYLFEEVLTPGCICFMYILGRGYRGIFQDTDLLRFVPNQACGGGSMAILDSLDADLALTHNMQKHEGASKLGDTRGDGSGIVWDMERLGNLSLQLSGKKLIFAFDGTSAESMRASGVLSMLNLVDPMSAAASPIGGIPRFGRLHGDVYVCKQCVIGDTIRPVGGMTVILALVEASETRDMLHMALTLLACALHQNPQNVRDMQTYRGYHLLALFLHRRMSLFDMQSLEIFFQIAACEASFAEPKKLESIQTNFLPINTFQETSYDELSLSKLRDEVSSIGSHGDLDDFSAQKDSFSHISELENPEISGETSNCVVLSNPDMVEHVLLDWTLWVTAPVAIQIALLGFLEHLVSMHWYRNHNLTVLRRINLVQHLLVTLQRGDVEVPVLEKLVVLLGVILEDGFLVSELELVVKFVIMTFDPPQLTPRRPILRESMGKHVIVRNMLLEMLIDLQVTIKSEDLLEQWHKIVSSKLITYFLDEAVHPSSMRWIMTLLGVCLTSSPTFALKFRTSGGYQGLVRVLPSFYDSPDIYYILFCLIFGKPVYPRLPEVRMLDFHALMPSDGSFVELKFVELLEPVIAMTKSTFDRLSVQTMLAHQTGNLSQASAGLVAELAEGNADNAGELQGEALMHKTYAARLMGGEASAPAAATSVLRFMVDLAKMCHPFSAVCRRTDFLESCVDLYFSCVRAAYAVKMAKELSVKTEEKNSNDGDDANSSQNTFTSMPQEQDLSVKTSISVGSFPQGQASTSSDETAAPENESSHKEENNTVASPGLSRKSEHDFQVAESLEGENIDQESVTSSTNEFSIRSRKDTLEPLQPIDSQSSASLNLIDSPILSEKSNYRVPLTPSSSPVVALTSWLGSSSNSELKSSSVAPPSVESFASAAEFDPSTDLKSTSQGHPAANTFFSVSPKQLLEMDDSGYGGGPCSAGATAVLDFMAEVLSDILTEQIKAAPVIESILENVPLYVDTESVLVFQGLCLSRLMNFLERRLLRDDEEDEKKLDKTRWSANLDAFCWMIVDRVYMGAFPQPAGVLKTLEFLLSMLQLSNKDGRIEVSPSGKGLLSIGRGSKQLDAYVHSILKNTSRMILYCFLPSFLISIGEDGLLSCLGLLMEPKKRSFTSSYHGDSGIDICTVLQLLVAHRRIIFCPSNVDTDLNCCLCVNLITLLRDSRQYVQNMAVDVVRYLLVHRRPALEDLLVSKPNQGQSLDVLHGGFDKLLTESLSDFFDWLQPSEQIVNKVLEQCAAIMWVQYIAGSAKFPGVRIKAMEGRRKKEMGRRSRDISKLDMRHWEQVNERRYALDLLRDSMSTELRVLRQDKYGWVLHAESEWKSHLQQLVHERSIFPISISSVSEEPEWQLCPIEGPYRMRKKLERSKLKIDTIQNALDGKFELKEAELIKGGNGLDTSDGDSESYFHLLNDNAKQNDSDSDLFEEPMFHESDDVRDEASVKNGWNDDRASSANDASLHSALEFGAKSSAVSIPLAESIQGRSDLGSPIQSSTAKIDEVKVSDDKYDKELNDDGEYLIRPYLEPFEKIRIRYNCERVIGLDKHDGIFLIGELCLYVIENFYINDSGCICEKECEDELSVIDQALGVKKDCLGNMDFQSKSTSSWGGTVKSWSGGRAWAYSGGAWGKEKVGSSGNLPHPWRMWKLDSIHEILKRDYQLRPVAVEIFSMDGCNDLLVFHKKEREEVFKNLVAMNLPRNSMLDTTISGSTKQESSEGSRLFKIMAKSFSKRWQNGEISNFQYLMHLNTLAGRGYSDLTQYPVFPWVLADYESENLDLMDPKTFRMLAKPMGCQTPEGEEEFKKRYESWDDPEVPKFHYGSHYSSAGIVLFYLLRLPPFSAENQKLQGGQFDHADRLFNSIRDTWLSAAGKGNTSDVKELIPEFFYMPEFLENKFNLDLGEKQSGEKVGDVVLPPWANGSAREFIRKHREALESNYVSENLHHWIDLIFGYKQRGKAAEEATNVFYHYTYEGSVDIDSVTDPAMKASILAQINHFGQTPKQLFLKPHVKRRVDKKFPHPLKHSNLLIAHEIRKSLSPVTQIVTFNEKILVAGANTLLKPRSYTKYVAWGFPDRSLRFLSYDQDRLLSTHENLHEGNQIQCAGVSHDGCTLVTGADDGLVWVWRITKHLPRLVRRLQLEKALSGHTAKITCLYVSQPYMLIASGSDDCTVIIWDLSSLVFVRQLPKFPTAVSAIYVNDLTGEIVTAAGILLAVWSINGDCLAMVNTSQLPSDSILSITSSTLSDWMDTNWYATGHQSGAVKVWQMVHCSNPASQVKSTGSSTVGLNLDNKVAEYRLILHKVLKFHKHPVTALHLTSDLKQLLSGDSSGHLVSWTLAGESLKAASMNLR